From Rhododendron vialii isolate Sample 1 chromosome 10a, ASM3025357v1, the proteins below share one genomic window:
- the LOC131303165 gene encoding uncharacterized protein LOC131303165 has translation MERHQKLRESMIADELAVTRAAAWAWYRRGSGSEPKPGSEFGLARTHQYRVPNPTRYKLEAERSRSSTSDHGSHLLDRYEIDSISRHLEKYIERVNNGDLGSHRRAVFSPGSEVSGVIKTEGKKVEAHENWPGHNSCEKTEEEKKKKSSKGFWLTRHGVACGGSRDDVVEFGRRVVRERRPPEKCGGGAVQGAEGSQVQVVLGTSGWCCAMRYTTPCCAHHCTSPSQIQ, from the exons ATGGAGAGACATCAAAAGCTCAGAGAGAGTATGATCGCCGACGAATTAGCGGTAACAAGAGCGGCAGCATGGGCTTGGTACCGACGCGGGTCCGGGTCCGAGCCGAAACCCGGGAGCGAGTTCGGCCTCGCGAGGACTCATCAGTACCGAGTCCCGAACCCGACTCGGTACAAGTTGGAAGCAGAGAGATCAAGAAGCTCAACTAGTGATCATGGTTCTCATCTTCTCGATAGGTACGAGATTGACAGTATATCAAGGCATCTAGAAAAATACATAGAGAGGGTTAACAACGGCGATTTGGGTAGTCACCGGAGGGCGGTGTTTTCGCCCGGAAGTGAAGTAAGCGGGGTGATCAAGACGGAGGGGAAGAAAGTCGAGGCGCACGAAAACTGGCCCGGACACAACAGCTGCGAAAAAacggaggaggagaagaaaaaaaagagcagTAAGGGGTTTTGGTTGACGAGGCATGGGGTGGCGTGTGGTGGGTCGAGGGATGACGTGGTGGAGTTTGGTAGAAGAGTAGTAAGGGAGCGGCGGCCGCCGGAGAAGTGTGGTGGAGGGGCG GTTCAGGGTGCTGAAGGGTCGCAGGTTCAAGTCGTGTTAGGGACTTCAGGTTGGTGTTGTGCGATGAGGTACACAAcaccgtgctgcgcacaccactgcacatcACCATCTCAAATTCAATAG